The Sandaracinus amylolyticus genomic interval GACCTGGGATCCGGGCGCCTACGACGCCCACGCGCGCTTCGTCTCGGACCTCGGAATGCCCGTCGTGGAGCTGCTCGCGCCACGGCGCGGCGAGCGCATCCTCGACGTCGGCTGCGGCGACGGCGCGCTCACACGCGCGCTCGTCGATCTCGGCTGCGACGTGATCGGGATCGACGCGAGCGAGGCGTTCGTCGTCGCGGCGCGCGCGCGCGGCATCGATGCGCGGGTGATGGACGGACAGGCGATCTCGCTCGACGACGAGGCGCCCTTCGACGCGGCGTTCAGCAACGCCGCGCTGCACTGGATGAAGGACGCGGACGCCGTGCTCGCGGGCGTGCGGCGCGTGCTGCGCCCCGGCGGCCGGTTCGTCGGCGAATTCGGCGGCCACGGCAACGTCGGCGCGCTGCATCGCGC includes:
- a CDS encoding class I SAM-dependent methyltransferase; the encoded protein is MTRQTWDPGAYDAHARFVSDLGMPVVELLAPRRGERILDVGCGDGALTRALVDLGCDVIGIDASEAFVVAARARGIDARVMDGQAISLDDEAPFDAAFSNAALHWMKDADAVLAGVRRVLRPGGRFVGEFGGHGNVGALHRALVEALDARGHDGRAASPWFFPSAEDHRARLERAGFEVRDVALFPRPTPLPGDVIGWLETFAQRFTGVLPEPERRAYLEEVRARVEPALRDASGAWTADYVRLRFAAFVPA